From a region of the Nitrospira sp. genome:
- the thiS gene encoding sulfur carrier protein ThiS, giving the protein MQDAIQIHVNGQARAWRSGATIADLLQDLDIQTERVAVELNLEILDRAAFGQRPLKDGDRVEILGFIGGGSF; this is encoded by the coding sequence GTGCAGGATGCAATTCAGATCCACGTGAACGGACAGGCACGGGCCTGGCGGAGTGGTGCAACGATCGCTGATCTGTTGCAAGACCTTGACATTCAAACGGAGCGGGTGGCTGTAGAGCTGAATCTTGAAATCCTCGATCGGGCTGCATTTGGCCAGCGGCCGCTCAAAGATGGGGATCGGGTCGAGATTCTCGGGTTTATCGGCGGTGGGTCATTCTAA
- a CDS encoding histidinol-phosphatase, with amino-acid sequence MKENNQRLAALFRSIADLLSAQRANPYRVRAYRRAADALLAIDEDVAAVAERQDLEAIDGIGTDLAKKIEEFLETGTIRAYEELQTPLPAEVSSWTTLPGLSKSLVTYLYFRLGIRTLPDLDQLIRSHLLRTLPSFSGSEELLLQAVRQRIQNDKP; translated from the coding sequence ATGAAGGAGAATAATCAACGACTGGCCGCCCTCTTTCGATCGATAGCAGATCTCCTCTCAGCTCAACGGGCGAATCCTTATCGAGTAAGGGCCTATCGCCGGGCTGCGGATGCGCTGCTTGCCATCGACGAAGATGTAGCAGCCGTGGCGGAGCGGCAGGATCTGGAGGCTATCGACGGGATTGGAACCGATCTGGCGAAAAAGATCGAAGAGTTCCTTGAGACCGGAACCATCCGCGCCTACGAAGAGCTTCAGACTCCGCTCCCGGCAGAGGTCAGCAGTTGGACAACTCTTCCGGGTCTCTCCAAATCACTCGTGACCTATTTGTACTTCCGACTCGGCATCAGGACGCTCCCCGATCTCGATCAGCTCATTCGATCTCATCTGCTTCGAACTCTGCCGAGCTTCTCCGGATCAGAGGAACTTTTGCTGCAGGCTGTCCGACAACGGATCCAAAATGACAAGCCTTAG